GTCCACATCTCATCAACAACCTTAGTAACAACCTTACCCTTAACAAACTCTTTAGCCTTATTCCATAAGTCAACTAGCTTCTCATACTTCCTCCCACCATAACGCTTAATCCAAGTGAAAACAGTACCCAAAGGTACGTTAAGAACCCTAGAAATAGCCCTCATACTCATACCATTAGCATACATTCTTAAAGCCTCCTCCTTAACCCTCTTATGATGCCTAGAAGCATCACCCAAAAAACGCTTACCACAATCCCCATACTTCTGCCTACCCCAAGACTTACCACACTTAACAACATGATGACCACCACAAGAGGGACAAGAAATGTCATGCCTAATTACAGGCTTCCTACCCATAAGTAATACTCGTAATACAAGAATTTATACCCTAATGACGACACTATCAAATAACTATTGAATTAGGAATATTAAAAAGCAATTTATCCTAACTTATCGGTAGCTCAGAAGACTTAATATTAGTAGAAAAAAATAATTAAGACTATATTATGAGGTAAGAATGGTGCAATATATGATTTTAGAAGAGGAATGGGATGAGGAGTGGGATGAAGAGCTGGAAGAAGAGTGGGAGGAAGAAGATTTATTAGAAGAGGAGGAATGGTAATAAGAGAGGGGTAATTTCTTTTTTAAATTATCTTTTTACTTGCAGTGGTGATTAATATGAGAGTAGCTGTAATTAACTATGATTATTGTAAACCAGATAAATGTAATCTGGAATGCATAAACTTTTGTCCAGTTAATAGATCAGGCGGAAAGGCAATCGAATTATCTGACATTGTTAAAGGAAAGCCAGTAATATACGAAGAAACTTGCATAGGATGTGGTATTTGTGTCAAAAAATGCCCTTTTGAGGCCATAAGCATCGTGAATCTGCCAGATGAGTTAGAAGGTGAGGTAATACATCGATATAAGGTAAATGGCTTTAAGCTATTTGGTTTACCTACCCCTAAGAATGATGCAATTTTAGGTATTTTGGGCAAAAATGGGATAGGTAAAACTACAGTATTAAAAATTTTGGCAGGAGAACTTATACCCAATTTCGGAGATCCTAATGCAAAATTATCGAAAGATGAAGTTTTGGCTAGGTTTAGAGGTAAGGAAATATATAATTATCTAAGTAAAGTTTATAACAATAATCTAAAAGTTATACATAAAATTCAATATGTAGAATATGTATCTAAGTTTCTTAAAGGAAGCGTGGCTGAAATCCTATCTAAAGTTGATGAGAGAGGAAAATTAGACGAAGTGAAAGAATTGTTAAATATGGCTGGATTTTGGAATAGAGATTCAAAAGTCCTGTCTGGAGGGGAATTACAGAAGCTATTAGTTGCAGCTTCTTTGTTAAGAGACGGAGATGTATACATTTTTGATGAACCCTCATCTTACTTAGATGTAAAAGAGAGAATGAATATGGCAAAAGCAATTAGAGAATTACTAAAGAATAAATACGTCATTATAGTGGACCATGATTTAATAGTCATGGATTATTTAACTGATTTAATTCATATAATATATGGTGAAAGTGCTGTATATGGAAGGGTTTCTAAGGCTTATTCGGCTAGGGTAGGTATAAATAACTTTCTAAAGGGCTATTTACCTGCTGAGAACATGAGAATACGAAACGATGAGATAAAATTCATGTTGAAAGAACTCAGTGACTTGGATTTATCTAAAGATGCTAAAATTAAAATAGAATGGTCTAAAATCACAAAAAATCTGGGAGATTTTAAATTATTTGTAAATGAAGGTAATGCAAAAGAGGGAGAGATAATAGGGATTTTAGGGCCTAATGGTATAGGAAAGACAACTTTTGCGAGAATATTAGTAGGAGAATTAAAACCCGATGAAGGCAAAGTTCTTCCAGATAAATTAATATTATCATATAAGCCTCAAAGGATCATTCCTAACTACGATGGAACAGTGCAACAATATTTAGAGTCAGTAAGTAAAGACGTTCTTTCCACCTCATCCTGGTTCTTTGAGGAAGTAGTAAAAAGGTTAAGATTACATAGATTATTAGAGTCAAACGTAATGGATTTAAGTGGAGGAGAATTGCAGAAATTATATATTGCAGCAACACTAGCAAGGGAAGCAGATCTTTATGTGCTTGACGAACCCTCTTCTTATCTTGACGTCGAGGAAAGATATATAGTATCAAAAGCTATAAAGAGAGTTACTAGAGAAAGAAAAGCGGTAACTTTCGTAATAGATCATGATCTTTCCATACACGACTATATAGCAGATAGAGTCATAGTCTTTAAAGGAGTTCCAGAAAAAGCTGGTTTTGCAATGTCTCCTACTACTCTTAAAGCTGGAATGAACGAGTTCTTAAAAGAATTAGATATAACATTTAGGAGAGATGCAGATACTGGAAGACCTAGAGTAAACAAAGTAGGAAGTTATTTAGATAGATTACAAAAGGAAAAGGGAGAATATTACTCTATGGCAACATCCTCTCAGTAAGATTTTTAGCTATGTCTAACTTAATTTAGATAATGAAAACAACACTTAGTGTAATTAAGGCAGATATTGGAAGTCTTGCAGGCCATCATGTAGTTCATCCAGATACAATAGCTGCTGCAAATAAGATATTAGCTGAAGCTAAAAGAAATAACATAATTATAGACTATTATATAACTTATGTAGGTGATGATCTTCAATTAATTATGACACATAATAGAGGAGAACTTGACATGAAAGTTCACGAAACTGCATGGAATGCATTTAAAGAAGCTACTAGGATAGCTAAGGAACTTGGTTTATATGCAGCTGGTCAAGACTTACTTTCAGATTCATTTTCAGGTAATTTAAGAGGTATGGGACCTGGAATAGCTGAAATAGAATTTGAGGAAAGACCATCAGAACCTGTAGTTATTTTTATGGCAGATAAAACTGAGCCAGGAGCATATAACCTTCCTTTATACAAAATATTTGCAGATCCGTTTAACACTGCTGGATTAATTATAGATCCCATGATGCATGAAGGTTATAAATTTGAAGTCCTTGATGTGTATGAGGGCGAGTCAATAACGCTAAATACGCCAGAGGAAAGTTATGATCTATTAGCCTTAATAGGTACGCCTAGCAGATATATAGTAAGAAGAGTTTATAGAAAACATGATAATCTACAAGCAGCTGTAGTATCTGTAGAAAGGCTTAATTTAATAGCAGGAAAATATGTTGGTAAAGATGATCCAGTAATGATTATAAGGGCTCAACACGGTCTTCCAGCTTTAGGAGAGATATTAGAAGCGTTTACAATACCATATTTAGTACCAGGTTGGATGAGAGGAAGCCATTATGGACCCCTTATGCCAGTGTCACAAAAAGATGCTAGAGCTACCAGATTTGATGGTCCTCCACGATTAATAGGCTTAGGATTTAATATTAAAAATGGCAAATTAGTAGGGCCAACAGACTTGTTTGATGACCCTGCATTTGACGAGGTTAGAAGAACTGCGCAATTAATCACAGACTATATTAGGAGACATGGGCCATTCATGCCTCATAGATTAGAACCTCAAGAGATGGAGTATACTACTCTTCCATTAGTAATAGAGAAGCTAAAAGGTAGATTTAAGAAAGAATCTGATGTATATAAAGCAAAGCATAGCATATATTCTCATGAGGGTTCTCAAGAATAGGGGTGTTAAAAATGGGTAATGTGTATACTAAAGATATCAAAAGAATAATAAGAGAACTTTATAATAAATATAGAGATGAAATTAAAGATGATTTTAAATCAAATAAAGAGATAATTATGAAATATGTTGATGTAAAATCTAAAAAAATTAGAAATAGACTAGCGGGTTATCTCACAAGATATTATAAAATAATGAAAGAAAAAGAATCGAAGCAGACAGAAGAGAAGGAGGAAATCAGCGAAGAGATCTGAAATGCCTAAAGTAATCTTAAAGGGGCCTCTTGTTACACAATTGAATTTTAAGGAGGCAATAGTTAATGGAAGATCCCTTTTTGAGATTTTATCTAAAATAGATGAAAATAGGAATATTATAATGACAAATAATTATAAAATAAAACCTGGAATATTAATTTTAGTAAATGGTAAAGATTGGAGAATTTCTAAATTAGATGAAATAAGAGAAGAGGATATAATTGAGATAATACCTATAAATCATGGTGGCTAAATAGTGTTAATTGAGGTTCAGCAAATAGAGAAATTTAATGAATTAATTTTAGATAATCTAATTAAAAGTAACGATAATTGTGTTATACAAGTATTGCCTAACTTACCTAATAATGCAATTTTACGTCAAGCATGTTACTTATATTTTAATTCACTTTATAAGGCAAGAATAAGAAATCCAACAATATTTTTCTTATTACTTTTATTACCATTTGAACAAATAAAGGATGCTATAGAATATGTGAGGAACACTATTAATAGTCGAGAAAAATTATATTTAATTAAATGTTGTAAAAACGGGAACTATAATATTGATATAATAAGGGGAAATTTTCTTTCTAATCAAGACAGATTTATATTAACAAAAAACTCTTTACTTTCGATTGGCTCACTGTAATTAATAGTTATGTTCAAATATCATGAATAAAAATATAGTAGGTCCTATTATACTTATAGTATTAGGTTTCTTTATATTATTTCATAATTTTATAAGAGTTAATTTCCTATATTTTCTTATTCCTTTTATCTCCATTATTATTTTATTATATTTATTTAAAAATAACATAAAATTACATATAAACGAATTTATGATAAAGCAAGGTATTTTCCATATTAAATATGAAAATAAACACATATATGGAATTATTATGAAAATAATGGGAAAATTAGAGCCAAATGAAAATAGAGTAGATATAGAGAAAGAGCTCAAAGAATTTATAAATGCAATTACACGGAAAGATTCTGAATTTAAGTTTTTAATATTAACAACTATAGAAAAAAACAAATTGGGATCTTCTATAGTTATATATAGGGTGAGTGAAAGAGAGTATTCCAGTTCCGACTTTAATATACTACTATCTGAAGTTAATAATATTATGATACTAGCTAATGCTATAGCTCCTCATATTGAACTCAAAATAATACATCCTTCATCTAATGTGTTACCCGTTCCATCATCGTTTGGCAATTATCCCTTTTTATCTGTGTCTGAAATAACGTATGATAGTCCAGTTAATGTAAATATTATAGGAGAAAATTACGATATCGAATTAGGAGAGGCTACTAATGGAATAGTTAAAACTAAAATAGGAATAAGATTAGAAGACGTTACAAGGCACATAGGAATATTTGGGAGTACTGGTTCTGGGAAGACTAATACATCAATGATTTTAGCAACTCAATTAAGTGCAAAAGGCGTTAAGGTAATTATTTTGGATTGGCATGGAGAGTATGCAAAAATACTCAACAATAATAATTTTATAATATATAATAATTTGAACAAATTGAGGATAAATCCTTTATATTTAGTGGATTTAAATATAGAAGATACTATAGACATAATTGGTGATGTACTTCAGTTAACTGACCCCCAACGTTTTTTATTATATACTATTTTATTAAGCTTAAAAAACTCTAAGAGATTTTCCTTTAATCAATTTTTAGAGGTTCTAAACAATATAGAGGATACGTCTTATTGGATGAGAGATGTTAAATACGCTCTTCTTAGAAAAATTTTTGTTTTATTTACTGATGCGGCATCGGAGTTATTTTATGATAATAAAACATCAATTAATAAGTTCTTAGATTATTTTTCAAAATCTACTATTATAGATTTAAGTTTTCTGACAAATTTAAAATTGAGAAAATTGTATGCTTTATTCATAATTAAGCTCATAACTGAGTCTTATGTGAGATTAAAGGTAAACGAAAGAACCTTAATAATACTTGATGAGGCACAAAATTACTTCAATAAAGAGGGAAACGATTTTATAGATAGGATTGTTACTGAAATACGAAAATATAATATTGGTCTCTGTTTTATCACACAATCTCCCTCATTAATTTCTCAGACTGTATTAAAAAATACTAATATAAAGATAATTCACTCAATAAAATCAGATGTCGATAAGAAGGCTATTAAAGATTCTCTATCGCTAGATGAGAGATTAACGCAAAGCTTAGATAAACTTGATGTAGGAGAAGCAATAATAAGTGCACCAAATCTTAAAATGCCAGTTATAGTAAAAATTAAAAAAATATTTTAGTCTTCAGAAGATTCCTCTTTCTTCTTCTCTTCTTTCTTACCGCCAGTTTCACTACCACTCTTCTTACCGGCAGCTACAATATCGTCGATTCTTAAGATTAACGTTACTGCTTCCGTAGCAGCTTTAATAGCATTCATCTTTACGACTGCAGGTTCTATAACTCCTAATCTCCACATATCCTCTGCATTTCCAGTGAATAAGTTTAATCCATACCACTTGTTTGTCTC
The genomic region above belongs to Saccharolobus caldissimus and contains:
- a CDS encoding ribosome biogenesis/translation initiation ATPase RLI; amino-acid sequence: MRVAVINYDYCKPDKCNLECINFCPVNRSGGKAIELSDIVKGKPVIYEETCIGCGICVKKCPFEAISIVNLPDELEGEVIHRYKVNGFKLFGLPTPKNDAILGILGKNGIGKTTVLKILAGELIPNFGDPNAKLSKDEVLARFRGKEIYNYLSKVYNNNLKVIHKIQYVEYVSKFLKGSVAEILSKVDERGKLDEVKELLNMAGFWNRDSKVLSGGELQKLLVAASLLRDGDVYIFDEPSSYLDVKERMNMAKAIRELLKNKYVIIVDHDLIVMDYLTDLIHIIYGESAVYGRVSKAYSARVGINNFLKGYLPAENMRIRNDEIKFMLKELSDLDLSKDAKIKIEWSKITKNLGDFKLFVNEGNAKEGEIIGILGPNGIGKTTFARILVGELKPDEGKVLPDKLILSYKPQRIIPNYDGTVQQYLESVSKDVLSTSSWFFEEVVKRLRLHRLLESNVMDLSGGELQKLYIAATLAREADLYVLDEPSSYLDVEERYIVSKAIKRVTRERKAVTFVIDHDLSIHDYIADRVIVFKGVPEKAGFAMSPTTLKAGMNEFLKELDITFRRDADTGRPRVNKVGSYLDRLQKEKGEYYSMATSSQ
- the fbp gene encoding fructose-1,6-bisphosphate aldolase/phosphatase, producing MKTTLSVIKADIGSLAGHHVVHPDTIAAANKILAEAKRNNIIIDYYITYVGDDLQLIMTHNRGELDMKVHETAWNAFKEATRIAKELGLYAAGQDLLSDSFSGNLRGMGPGIAEIEFEERPSEPVVIFMADKTEPGAYNLPLYKIFADPFNTAGLIIDPMMHEGYKFEVLDVYEGESITLNTPEESYDLLALIGTPSRYIVRRVYRKHDNLQAAVVSVERLNLIAGKYVGKDDPVMIIRAQHGLPALGEILEAFTIPYLVPGWMRGSHYGPLMPVSQKDARATRFDGPPRLIGLGFNIKNGKLVGPTDLFDDPAFDEVRRTAQLITDYIRRHGPFMPHRLEPQEMEYTTLPLVIEKLKGRFKKESDVYKAKHSIYSHEGSQE
- a CDS encoding 30S ribosomal protein S17e, with product MGNVYTKDIKRIIRELYNKYRDEIKDDFKSNKEIIMKYVDVKSKKIRNRLAGYLTRYYKIMKEKESKQTEEKEEISEEI
- a CDS encoding ATP-binding protein, producing MNKNIVGPIILIVLGFFILFHNFIRVNFLYFLIPFISIIILLYLFKNNIKLHINEFMIKQGIFHIKYENKHIYGIIMKIMGKLEPNENRVDIEKELKEFINAITRKDSEFKFLILTTIEKNKLGSSIVIYRVSEREYSSSDFNILLSEVNNIMILANAIAPHIELKIIHPSSNVLPVPSSFGNYPFLSVSEITYDSPVNVNIIGENYDIELGEATNGIVKTKIGIRLEDVTRHIGIFGSTGSGKTNTSMILATQLSAKGVKVIILDWHGEYAKILNNNNFIIYNNLNKLRINPLYLVDLNIEDTIDIIGDVLQLTDPQRFLLYTILLSLKNSKRFSFNQFLEVLNNIEDTSYWMRDVKYALLRKIFVLFTDAASELFYDNKTSINKFLDYFSKSTIIDLSFLTNLKLRKLYALFIIKLITESYVRLKVNERTLIILDEAQNYFNKEGNDFIDRIVTEIRKYNIGLCFITQSPSLISQTVLKNTNIKIIHSIKSDVDKKAIKDSLSLDERLTQSLDKLDVGEAIISAPNLKMPVIVKIKKIF